CATCAACACCCACGGCAGCGGCCACACCGACAGCATCGTTACCGAATCCTACACCGATGCACAAACCTTCCTGCGCACGGTCGACAGTGCCAGCGTAATGGTTAATGCCAGCACCCGCTTTGCCGATGGTTTTGAATATGGCTTGGGCGCAGAAATCGGCATTTCTACCGACAAAATCCATGTGCGCGGCCCGGTCGGCCTGCACGGCCTGACCTCGCAAAAATGGGTGGTATTGGGCAACGGCCAGACTCGGGAATAAAGTAGATCAGGACTTGGAATCAGAGTTTGTTTTTATTTTTTCAGACGGCCTTCAGGTGTTTTGCAAAGATTTCAGCCTGAAATTGAAGCTGAATCCAGTTTGATTGAAAAATATCGGGTCCTTTATCCTTTATTCAGGATCGGATGCAGCACAGATTTGCCTGCATATTATTAAACCTTGCAACACATTTTTTCGATAACGGCGGAAAACTTTGCCCGTGAGGCTGTTTTTTGGATACAATCGCGCTTTCACAAATGATTTTTGAGCAAGCCGCCGTTTTGGGCGGCTTGTATTTTTATCTGGCGGAACAGCGGTTGTGTTAAAAGTATATGACTTCGTTTCCCAATCAGTATTTCTACGGCTCGAAAAGCTGTTTTACGGAGAATCCACCCATGCAGAAAATTCCGTTGACCGTGCGCGGTGCAGAATTATTAAAAGCAGAATTACAGCACCTGAAAAGCGTGGCCCGCCCCGAAGTGATAGAAGCGATTGCAGAGGCGCGCTCGCACGGCGATTTGTCGGAAAACGCCGAATACGAAGCAGCCAAAGAGCGGCAGGGTTTTATCGAAGGCCGCATTTCGGAAGTGGAACATAAACTTTCCATCGCACACATCATCAACCCGTCCGAAATCCATGCCGAGGGCAAGGTGGTGTTCGGCGCTACGGTAACGCTCGAAGACTTGGACACCGAAGAGCGTGTGCGCTATCAAATTGTCGGCGAAGACGAGGCGGATATTAAAGAAAACAAAATTTATGTAGGCTCGCCCATCGCCCGCGCGCTCATAGGCAAAGAGGAAGGCGATGTGGCCGAAGTGCAGGCTCCGGGCGGTGTGCGCGAATACGATATCGTGCAGGTGGAATATATCTGAAGCAGGCGAGGCTTCCGATTATCACAATATTGCCCGAGTGCCGATGTTCAGGCCGTCTGAAAACCAAACCGCAGCAGAAACTGCGGCTATTGTTTTCAGACGGCCTGAGATTTTTGCAAAGGCTGAAAGTCATCACAAAGTCTGTTTATGGTGAATCCGCTTTATTTCCGATACCGGCCGGCCAAAGGCAATGCAGGCGGTAACCCGCTGCCGCTTGCGGTTTGCAAAACCGTTTTCTTCGGGCCAAGGCGAAGCAATGCTGTAATCAAAATCAAGGATCCACTGTATTTGTTTGTTGGCAGCCCGCTTCGAAAAATCAAACGGTGCCGGCCTTACTGCAATTTTTACTGCCTGCGCCCCGCCGCCTCGGGTTTATTTTAGCGGCTGTGCGATACCGTTGCGCTACCTGCACAAGGAGGCGCAGTATGTCTGCAAAGTTGATGGCTGCAACCGGGTGTTTCAGACGGCCTGAACGTATCCCGTTAAGGTTCGAGCTACGCAGTATCGATGCTTTTCAGACGGCCCGGGTAAAATTATTGACAAGGCTTTGGATTTTGAGTGTTTGAGAACCATTTTCTTACCATGTTTTGGCAGAGTTGCTGCCCTTTTTGAAGAAGTTTCACGGTAAATCAGGTACAATGCGCGCTTATTTTAATTGGATAAAGGGTGCTTTGGCACATGGCTTCGTTAGAAACTTGGATAGGTTTGCGTTATCTCAGAGCCAAAAAGCGCAACGGTTTTATGTCGTTTATCACCATGATTTCGATTGCGGGCATTGCGCTGGGCGTTACCGCGCTGATTGTGGTGTTGTCGGTGATGAACGGTTTTCAGAAAGAAATCCGCGGTCAGCTCCTGAATGTGGCACCGCACGCAGAGATCGGTTATTACGACACCGGCAACGGTGAGGGCTGGCAGAGCCTGCGCGGATTTGTGAAAGGGCGTAAAGAAGTTTTGGCAACGGCTCCCTATGTTGCCGACCAGGCTTTGTTGGCCAACTCGGGAGAAGTGCGCGGCGTGCAGCTTCGCGGCGTGTTGCCCGAGGAAGAAAAAAACGTGGTGGATTACGGCAAAGAGATGCCGGTGGGCAGTTTCAATGATTTAAAACCCGGTGGGTTCGATATTATTCTTGGTGAAGGTTTGGCCGAGGCACTCGGTGCAGAAAAAGGCGGCAAGGTAACCGTGATTACACCGGAAGGCAACGTTACGCCCGCCGGAGTGGTGCCGCGCCTGAAGCAGTTCAACGTGGTGGGCATCGTGAAAACGGGGCTGTATGAAGTGGACAATTCGCTGGCGATGACGCATATCCAAGATGCCCAAGTGCTTTATCGTTTGGGTGACGGCGTAGGCGGGCTGCGCATCAAACTTGCCGATCCGCAGAGCGCGCCTTCGTTTACCCGCAACCTAATTGCTCCGGAACAGAAAGACAAAGTGTGGGTGCGTGATTGGACGTTTTCCAACCGCAGTTATTTCGAAGCGGTAGAACTGGAAAAACGCATGATGTTCATCATCTTAACGCTGATTATCGCAGTGGCGGCGTTTAATTTGGTGTCATCGCTGGTGATGGCGGTTACAGAAAAGCAGGCCGATATCGCCATTTTGCGCACATTGGGCTTGCCGCCAGCAGGCGTGATGAAAATCTTCATGGTACAGGGCGCATTCGCCGGTTTTTTCGGCACTTTGATCGGCGTAGTCTGCGGCGTGGTGCTGGGGATGAACATAGGGCGTATCGTGGCGTTTTTTGAAGATTTGTTCGATAAGCAGCTGATTAATTCACAAATTTACTTTATCGATTATCTGCCCAGCGATGTCAGCACCGATGATGTGCTGGTGATTGCCGCCATTTCGCTGGCACTGGCATTTATCGCCACACTGTATCCGAGCTGGCGGGCTGCAAAAACCCAACCGGCGGAGGCTTTGCGCTATGAATAAGATTGTGTTGGATTGCAGCAGTGTAACCAAAAGCTACAGTGATGGCGCATTAAACGTGCAGGTACTCAACGGCCTCAATCTGCAAGTGTGTGAAAGCCAAAGCGTGAGCATTATCGGCGCTTCGGGCAGCGGCAAATCAACCCTGCTGCACATACTCGGCGGTCTGGATATGCCTACTTCGGGCAGCGTAAACCTGATGGGCAACAATTTGGGCAAAATGAGCCAGAAACAACTGGGCGAACTGCGCAACCGCTATTTGGGTTTTGTATATCAGTTTCACCATCTGCTACCCGAATTTTCGGCACTGGAAAACGTGATGATGCCGCTTTTGATCAGCAAAAAAACAAAAGCAGAAGCCGAGGCACAAGCGGCGGAAATGCTGGAAAAAGTCGACCTGAAAGCACGTATGCTGCACCGGCCGGGCGAACTCTCAGGCGGCGAACGCCAACGTGCCGCTATTGCCCGCGCACTGGTTACCCGTCCCAAATGCCTGCTGGCTGATGAACCCACAGGCAATCTCGACCGCAAAAACGCCCAAAATATATTAGACATAATGTTGGCATTGAAAAGCGAATTAGGCACCAGCCTGATAGTGGTTACCCACGATGACGAACTTGCCGCCCGCTTTGACCGCGTAATGACCATGGACGATGGCTGTTTGGCTGATAAACCGTAACAGTACGGCAAAATCAGCTTGGGCAGTCTGGCTGGGTGCTCTCTTATGCCGGCCCGTTGCGGAAACGGCAAAGTGTGCTGTGGTCGGAAGTGTGAAAGTCGTAAAAGTGGCAGGGGAATCGGAAATAGGTGCGGATGATAAGGCTGTATTCGGGTGGGGTGGAGAGGTTGTGCCGTTGGCTGGGGAAGATGGCTGTAGGTATGGGTCAGAGGATAGGCGGGACGGCTGCCGTTACTGCGCAGATGGAGGGTTGTGGGTCGGTTGTTGTTGCCGAAACTGTGCTCGGCCAAGACATACGGTCAGGCTTGATGGCCGGAAGCCGTTGGAATGTTTTTCGATATGGTTGAAGGCATCGCGGATATTGTTCGGGGAAATAAAATGGGTAACGGTTTTACCCAACCGGTTGAATTTGGCAACTGGGGTGGTTCTTTCCTGCCCCTCCCATTCATAAAGATCGTCAAATAATACTTTGTGTATTTCTTTTAAACGCATCAAACCGTACTTGCCGGCGTGTATGGCAATCTCTCCCGACAGCACCATTTTGGCTTTGGTCGAAGCCAAAAAGTATTCAACCGAACGTAGGGTTTCGGCATCTGTGATACCCAGCTTATTGAAAAAAACGCCGTTTTCGGCTTGGTAGGGATTGGCCACTCCGAACGGCTTTCACAGCCAAGAACGGGATTCGCCGAAACCGTCCAACGTTTGGTTTTTTCCCGCATACTGTAACAACTCCCGATAAACCTGTTGTGGTTCGATATTGCCTGCAACGATGGAGGCTCTGATACGCTGTTTCAGTTCGGGAACCTCAAAACCTTTCAGTCCGAATATGGAATCGATCAGTTTGTATGCCTGTGTTCTTTCATGTTTCATCATAAGTATCTCGTTATTGTGTGAAAATCATCGGTGCCGGCTAATTATAGCGCACAGTTTCATATCATTGCGGTAAACCGTTACCGCAACGGATGAAAAGTAAAAAGCCCCGCCGCAGCACATCATCCCATGTGCTGCGGCGGGGCTTTTTCGTTTTTGGTGGTGGCTTCAAATAATATCAGTCACCAAAGCCTTCCAGCCACTCCTGTTTGTTGATCTCATACTCAACGGCAGAAAAACCGTCGGGATAATCCTTAAACCCTTTCTGTTTTAATGCGTATTCTTTAGCCTTTTCTACCTCTTCCAGACTTGAAAACACACCCAAGCACTTATCATTTTCATGACCTAGAGCGTCTATTCGCGTATGGTAGAGAACATAAACTGTATCCAATGTAAACATTTTTCTATACCTTTCAATTAGTTAAATGACATGCCACCGTATTTTTTAATTTGATTATGCTCTGTCGCCGGGCCGGTTTTCCACTTCCCTGCACCGTATTTGGCATCCAAAACACGTTTTGCAAACTGGGTACCGCTTTCATTGGGGTTTTTGCACGGCTTTAATCCTGCCTCACCCAACCGGGAGCATCTTTTGCCGCTTCTTTCCCGCTCAGATGGCTGGCAAATGTTTTATTTCAAACAATTGAAAGCATGGCTCGGTGCGGACAAGCTAACCAAACCAAAAGACACAAATGCCGATAAAATCAGTTTTTTCATGACAGTATGACCAATTTACACGATGTTTTTTATATTATCGGCCCAATCCGTAAAATTCTATCTTTACTGTCAAAAAATAGAACGGGCAACAGTGGTGGCAGACACAAAAAAGTCCCGCCGCAGCACAAATTCATGTGCTGCAGCGGGGCGGTTTTCTGCAACGGACGGTCAGGCTGCCTGTTGTCCGGCAAATACTGCTTCGGGGCGGTAATTCTCGCGTATCAGCGCGGCCATCGGCGGCGGCGATACGGAGTTGCCGCACATCCGCACCTGGGCGGTTTTGGTCAGCGGTTTGCCGGTATGGTCGCGGTCGAAGATGTAATCCTCGGGGAAGCCTTGGGCTTTGTACAACTCTTTGGGCAGCAGCATCCGCAGCGTGATGTCCACGATGTAGTACGGTTGCCGGTTGATATATACGGTAACCAAAGCCAAACGGTCTTTGGTGGTCAGCGTTTCCGGCGGCGCAGTCAGATCGCGGGCATCGCCGTTGCCGTAGTAGTTAATCAGGAATGCGGCCACTTTGAGGGCGCGGTTTACAGACGGCCGGCGGTGTTGACTGCCGTTTGCCGTCACCGTACCCATCAGTGCGGTAATGTCGCTGCCGGTGCCGGCCATTTTGGCCGGCTCGGTTCGCCAGTTGGCGCGTACCAGCACGGCCATAGGCTGAGGCGAGGTGATGCAGGTTTGCACCTGAATGCCTTGGGCCGCCAGCTCGGGCAGGATTTGGCGGCAGTCGCCGGTATGCAGAACGGATAGGTTATGCTGTTTCATTTTTTATCCTTCGGATAGCCAATAAAAAACACCGCTTAGCGGTGTTTGCGGCGTGTTGCAGGTTAGGGGAACTGTCGGGCGGTATGTACGATATTCAACACATAAACGGTTTGGCTCTAGACTGGCAGAATAGCTCTGTTAGCCTGGAAAAATGAAATATAACACCAAGTTAAGTGACCATCAGCTCAAAAAATTATCAAGCATTTTTGTGTCGGTATAGAAGCCTCAAAACCGCTTTGCCGGCAGGCTTCAACCGCAATACCATCAACCACCGGTATCGCATGTTCAGGCACGAAATATACCGCTGCCAAAGCGGGCAAAAAGACCTGTTATACGGCAGCATAGAGGTTGATGAAAGCTATTTGTAGCGCGGTTTCCATGGCAAGTCAAAGCGTGGCAGAGGAACGCTTAAACAACCCGTCTTTGGTATTTTCGAAAGAGACGGCAGGGTTTATACCGAAATCGTTTCTGATTGTAAAAAGCAAACACTTCAAACTGTTATATTGGGAAAGGTCTCTCTGGAGGGTGTTGTTTATTCTGATAGCCGGCGCGGTTACAGCGGCCTGGTTGGTGCGGGCTACTCTAAACATTTGCGCGTTAATCACGGACAAAATGAGTTTGCAGATGGTACCGGGCACATCAATGGTATTGAAAGCTTCTGGAGTTTTACCAAACGAAGGCTCGCCAAATTCAATGGCGTAACCAAAAACTTTGATTTGCACCTGAGGGAATGCGAATGGCGATGGAACCGAAACTCTGATGAACTGAGTTACCAACTTTGGGGGCTTTTAAAGTAAATTTATATAAAGCTGCTAGTCTAGAGCCATTATAAAAGTTAACAAAACGACATAACTCTTTTTGCCGGTGCGCCGAATCCTTAAACGGATGCTTGTCATGCCACATTTCCATTAAGGTACGGACAACCCGCCCGGCTTTACCATTGGTTTGCGGCCGGGCAACACGGGTGAATTTTTGGCTTATGTTGTTTGGCACACAGGCAATGCCAAACGGGTGCCCCGCATTGTCACGATATTCCGCACCGTTGTCGCAATAGGCGCATTCGATGGTATAGGGACAACAATCTATCACATCGCGCAAAAGAAATTTGGCTGCGCCGGCTGCTGTACGGTCCGGCAATATCGCAGCATACCGCTCGCGGGAAAAATCATCAATGGCAACAAACAGATAATCCAGATGGTCGGTTGCTTTTTGGTTTTGTAGCAAAGGCAGCCGTTTGGTATCGAAACGAACCGTTTCGCTGGGATAGGATTTGTTATAACGCTTTGCCTGTTTTTTGAGTTTCTCTTCGATTTCCCGCTCGACTTTGACCAGGCGTTTCATGCCGTATTTGGTTTATTTAAAGCGGTTGTTGGTGCTTTTTTGCGGGGTGGGCAGCCGCAACCGGGCTGCTTTGAGTATACGGTAAATCGTTACTCTGCTGACACGGTAGTGTTGTGCCAACGAAGTTACACTGAATTTTGTCTTGTGTATAAGCGCGTCAAATGGCCTGGCGGTTATGCGGGGTTAGCCGGGTATTTTTATGGATATTCATGCAGTATTGTCTTTCAAATACTGTAAACAACGCTAGCTTTTACTACAGGTAAATTCCCTTGTTCCGTGAACCAAACTGCTTTCAATGCTGCGGTAAGACAGATAAGCCAATCCGGCCAATGCCGTTTCTATGCGGCTGCCGATATTTTCCGCCAATGCCATACCGCCTTCATCGGCATAGTAGGAAAGAATGGCGAGCAAATCCGCTTGTGCTTCAGCTTCATAAACAATTGCATACATCGGACGGCTCAACGGTTTTGCAGTTTATTGCGGATATTGTCCAAGGCATCGGTATGGGCATCGGCAGCGGCTTTTCCCCGGGTGCCGTCCTTTTGAAAACGCGCCAAAGATTTCCCGACCTTGGCCTGCACCCATTCATCGTATCCTCCTTCTTTCTCTATCAGCATCTCGGCCAAATAAGTCCCCTGCAAGTCTTCTAAAGAAACAAACACGCCTACAGGCCGTTTGTTTTTAGTCAGCAGCACCGGCTCGCGGCGGACGGTATCCAGCAGATCTCCGAAGTTGTTTTGGGTATTACTGGCTGTCATGGTACGCATTACGCTTTCCTTTATCGGTACGGTATTTAGCTATTTTAGCTATTTTATCCAACCTGGACAAATAGCTCAACGCTGAATATCCTTATCCTGCTTGCCTTTCTCCGCTGCCGGCTGCTGTTGCAGTTGCTCGATAGTGGAGCGGCAGCGAGGTGATGCAGGTTGCACCTTTATGCCTTGGCCAGAGCATTCGGGCAGGATTTGGCAGTAGTCGCCGGCGTACAGAGAATTACCCGATTTCATTTCAAGGAGTACATACAGGAATTGCTCTTAAAAAAGAAAGTCCGCCCACTTAAATGCGGGCGGGTAACTGAAAAATTCTTAACCTTCGCCGAATCCTGATGTCCAAATTAAGAGTATCCAATTCGTGTTCATTAATGCCGAAGCCGTCAGGATGGTCTCTAAATCCGGGCTTGTCCGATAGTGCCGATATGGCATTTTGGGCTGCCTCTTCAGAGGAAA
This genomic interval from Neisseria musculi contains the following:
- a CDS encoding DNA cytosine methyltransferase, which codes for MKQHNLSVLHTGDCRQILPELAAQGIQVQTCITSPQPMAVLVRANWRTEPAKMAGTGSDITALMGTVTANGSQHRRPSVNRALKVAAFLINYYGNGDARDLTAPPETLTTKDRLALVTVYINRQPYYIVDITLRMLLPKELYKAQGFPEDYIFDRDHTGKPLTKTAQVRMCGNSVSPPPMAALIRENYRPEAVFAGQQAA
- the lolD gene encoding lipoprotein-releasing ABC transporter ATP-binding protein LolD → MNKIVLDCSSVTKSYSDGALNVQVLNGLNLQVCESQSVSIIGASGSGKSTLLHILGGLDMPTSGSVNLMGNNLGKMSQKQLGELRNRYLGFVYQFHHLLPEFSALENVMMPLLISKKTKAEAEAQAAEMLEKVDLKARMLHRPGELSGGERQRAAIARALVTRPKCLLADEPTGNLDRKNAQNILDIMLALKSELGTSLIVVTHDDELAARFDRVMTMDDGCLADKP
- a CDS encoding type II toxin-antitoxin system RelE/ParE family toxin, with translation MYAIVYEAEAQADLLAILSYYADEGGMALAENIGSRIETALAGLAYLSYRSIESSLVHGTREFTCSKS
- a CDS encoding DUF7336 domain-containing protein, whose product is MFTLDTVYVLYHTRIDALGHENDKCLGVFSSLEEVEKAKEYALKQKGFKDYPDGFSAVEYEINKQEWLEGFGD
- the greA gene encoding transcription elongation factor GreA codes for the protein MQKIPLTVRGAELLKAELQHLKSVARPEVIEAIAEARSHGDLSENAEYEAAKERQGFIEGRISEVEHKLSIAHIINPSEIHAEGKVVFGATVTLEDLDTEERVRYQIVGEDEADIKENKIYVGSPIARALIGKEEGDVAEVQAPGGVREYDIVQVEYI
- a CDS encoding DUF7336 domain-containing protein; translated protein: MNKSVFLLEHARPPLHENDNVDVKLLDIFSSEEAAQNAISALSDKPGFRDHPDGFGINEHELDTLNLDIRIRRRLRIFQLPARI
- a CDS encoding lipoprotein-releasing ABC transporter permease subunit, producing the protein MASLETWIGLRYLRAKKRNGFMSFITMISIAGIALGVTALIVVLSVMNGFQKEIRGQLLNVAPHAEIGYYDTGNGEGWQSLRGFVKGRKEVLATAPYVADQALLANSGEVRGVQLRGVLPEEEKNVVDYGKEMPVGSFNDLKPGGFDIILGEGLAEALGAEKGGKVTVITPEGNVTPAGVVPRLKQFNVVGIVKTGLYEVDNSLAMTHIQDAQVLYRLGDGVGGLRIKLADPQSAPSFTRNLIAPEQKDKVWVRDWTFSNRSYFEAVELEKRMMFIILTLIIAVAAFNLVSSLVMAVTEKQADIAILRTLGLPPAGVMKIFMVQGAFAGFFGTLIGVVCGVVLGMNIGRIVAFFEDLFDKQLINSQIYFIDYLPSDVSTDDVLVIAAISLALAFIATLYPSWRAAKTQPAEALRYE
- a CDS encoding type II toxin-antitoxin system Phd/YefM family antitoxin gives rise to the protein MRTMTASNTQNNFGDLLDTVRREPVLLTKNKRPVGVFVSLEDLQGTYLAEMLIEKEGGYDEWVQAKVGKSLARFQKDGTRGKAAADAHTDALDNIRNKLQNR